Proteins co-encoded in one Spirosoma endbachense genomic window:
- a CDS encoding PA0069 family radical SAM protein — MEGDYKKGRGAQFNTANSFSTQRFEPDELSWIDDDFPEPVLKTTFFEETPKQIISRPKSPDVGFSASINPYQGCEHGCIYCYARPTHEYWGFSAGLDFESKIMVKKNAPKLLEKQFQARSYKPVVIHFSGNTDCYQPAERTYQLTRQMLQLCLHYRNPVSIITKNALILRDLDILKQLAELNLIGVAISITTLNEDLRQLMEPRTVTASQRMRTLNTLHKSGIPVGVMTAPIIPSLNDHEIPKLVEQAAKQGACWAAYTVVRLNGALGPLFTDWVKQTFPDRADRILNQIADCHGGRLNDSRFSKRMSGEGQYAQHIAQLHRIACQKYLAGRRPPQLTMTLFRPAGQINLFE; from the coding sequence ATGGAGGGCGACTACAAAAAGGGGAGGGGAGCGCAGTTCAACACAGCTAATTCATTTTCGACTCAACGGTTTGAGCCGGATGAACTAAGCTGGATTGACGACGATTTTCCTGAACCTGTTCTTAAAACAACGTTTTTTGAGGAAACCCCGAAACAAATTATTAGCCGACCTAAAAGCCCGGATGTTGGCTTTTCTGCGTCAATAAACCCATATCAGGGGTGCGAACACGGTTGTATATATTGCTATGCCCGCCCAACGCACGAATATTGGGGGTTTTCGGCCGGATTGGATTTTGAAAGTAAAATAATGGTGAAAAAAAACGCGCCTAAGTTGCTCGAAAAACAGTTTCAGGCCCGTTCGTATAAACCAGTAGTGATCCATTTTTCGGGAAATACGGACTGCTATCAGCCCGCTGAACGGACCTACCAGTTAACCCGACAAATGCTTCAGCTTTGTTTGCACTACCGAAATCCGGTGTCGATCATTACTAAAAATGCCCTGATTCTTCGCGATCTGGATATTCTAAAGCAACTCGCTGAACTGAATCTGATCGGTGTAGCCATTTCGATTACAACGCTAAACGAAGACCTGCGCCAATTGATGGAACCGCGTACGGTTACTGCTTCGCAGCGGATGCGCACACTAAATACGTTGCATAAGTCGGGTATACCTGTGGGTGTTATGACCGCACCGATAATCCCCAGCCTAAACGATCATGAGATACCTAAGCTTGTGGAGCAGGCGGCTAAACAGGGTGCTTGTTGGGCTGCTTATACAGTTGTGCGGCTTAATGGGGCACTTGGGCCGTTGTTTACAGATTGGGTCAAACAGACTTTTCCAGATCGCGCCGATCGTATCCTCAATCAGATTGCTGATTGTCATGGAGGGCGGCTCAACGATTCGCGGTTCAGTAAGCGTATGTCGGGCGAAGGTCAATATGCACAACACATTGCCCAACTGCACCGAATTGCCTGCCAGAAATACCTTGCCGGACGAAGGCCACCCCAACTGACCATGACTTTGTTTCGACCAGCCGGTCAGATTAATTTGTTTGAGTAA
- a CDS encoding AMP-binding protein → METTVLQDQPYKTLVHFFYEWERSQPYKVFLRQPVGDHFIDITWGEAGRQVRIMATYLNSLGLPPKSNIGLVSKNCAHWLIADMAILMSGHVSVPFYPTLTGPQLGQVLDHSECQVLFVGKLDDWASMKIGVDDDVHKIAFPSYSPDKPSVDSEATQWNDVMANYAPMKGNPVPALEDLFTIIYTSGTTGNPKGVMITYDAMVQAIDKTHRQMAHDLPETRFFSYLPLCHIAERNIVEATSIATGGTVYFAESLETFARNLAIARPTHFLAVPRIWTRFQMGVLAKMPQKKLDWLVRIPILSGIITRKIRKGLGLDDAKIILTGAAPMPLSLLLWFRRLGIHIQEAYGMTENLGAVSMMPPDQIKDGTVGRVNEGMEVRTDPITGEIMTRSRWNMVGYYREPALTASTLKDGWLYTGDVGVLDEDGFLKITGRVKEMYKSPKGEYIAPAQIEFGFADNNNIEQICVTGQQLPQPIALVVLSEAARKTDRPTITQSLEKTLTGLNQRVHTYERVRKLIVVKEPWTVENNLMTPTMKMKRNIIDAHYGTHYEPWFSREEVVVWEE, encoded by the coding sequence ATGGAAACGACTGTACTTCAAGACCAGCCCTATAAAACGCTTGTACATTTCTTCTATGAATGGGAACGCTCACAACCATATAAAGTCTTTCTGCGCCAACCGGTAGGTGATCATTTTATCGATATTACATGGGGAGAAGCCGGTCGGCAGGTGCGGATAATGGCCACGTATCTGAACTCGCTCGGTTTGCCGCCAAAGAGTAATATAGGACTAGTTTCCAAGAATTGTGCGCATTGGCTTATCGCCGATATGGCGATTCTGATGAGTGGACACGTATCGGTGCCTTTTTATCCGACACTGACCGGCCCGCAATTAGGACAGGTGCTTGACCACAGTGAATGCCAGGTCTTGTTTGTTGGCAAACTGGACGATTGGGCCTCGATGAAAATTGGTGTTGATGATGACGTCCATAAAATTGCTTTTCCATCCTATTCACCGGACAAGCCGTCTGTCGATAGCGAAGCTACTCAATGGAATGATGTCATGGCGAATTATGCACCCATGAAAGGCAATCCGGTGCCGGCCTTGGAGGATTTATTTACGATTATCTACACCTCTGGCACAACGGGCAACCCGAAAGGGGTTATGATTACCTACGATGCCATGGTGCAGGCAATCGATAAAACCCATCGCCAGATGGCCCATGATCTGCCCGAAACACGTTTTTTCTCATACCTGCCGTTATGCCATATTGCCGAGCGGAATATAGTTGAAGCGACCAGCATCGCTACCGGCGGAACCGTGTATTTTGCGGAATCGTTAGAAACCTTTGCCCGAAATCTGGCGATAGCCCGTCCGACTCATTTTCTGGCCGTACCCCGAATATGGACACGTTTCCAGATGGGCGTTCTGGCTAAGATGCCACAGAAAAAATTAGACTGGTTAGTACGTATTCCGATTCTGTCAGGCATCATCACCCGCAAGATCCGAAAGGGCCTGGGCCTCGATGATGCAAAAATAATTCTAACCGGTGCTGCGCCAATGCCACTCTCGTTGCTCCTGTGGTTTCGTCGATTAGGTATTCATATCCAGGAAGCTTATGGCATGACCGAAAACCTGGGGGCGGTATCGATGATGCCTCCTGACCAGATTAAAGACGGGACCGTAGGACGTGTGAATGAGGGTATGGAGGTGCGTACCGATCCCATTACAGGTGAGATCATGACGCGTTCGCGGTGGAATATGGTCGGTTATTATCGGGAACCAGCCCTGACGGCATCAACCCTGAAGGATGGTTGGCTGTATACGGGCGATGTTGGTGTGTTGGATGAGGATGGTTTTCTGAAAATCACCGGCCGGGTTAAGGAAATGTATAAGAGTCCAAAAGGGGAATACATTGCGCCTGCGCAGATTGAATTTGGCTTTGCGGATAATAACAACATCGAACAGATCTGCGTAACGGGACAGCAGTTGCCGCAACCCATTGCGCTGGTTGTTCTTTCGGAAGCCGCCCGAAAAACAGATCGGCCGACGATTACGCAAAGTCTGGAAAAAACGCTTACAGGCTTGAATCAGCGGGTGCATACCTACGAAAGAGTCAGGAAACTCATTGTTGTAAAAGAACCCTGGACCGTTGAAAATAACCTGATGACGCCCACCATGAAAATGAAACGCAACATTATTGATGCCCACTATGGCACCCACTATGAACCCTG
- a CDS encoding ABC-F family ATP-binding cassette domain-containing protein, translating to MISITNLSYYLGSRALYENASLHIKPNQKIGLIGLNGTGKSTLLRIINGEYQPDGGVISKAGDVTIGFLNQDLLSYQTDDSILSVAMQAFARQNELQKQIDELLHEMETNYRDELVDKLGKVQEEFDALDGYTIQSRAEEILEGLGFSTDDLHKPLKLFSGGWRMRVMLAKLLLQKPSLLMLDEPTNHLDLPSIQWVEKYVQNYEGAVIVVSHDREFIDNVVDTIVEVSGAKLNYYAGDYSYYMEEKALRNEIQKGAFENQQAKIRQTERFIERFKAKASKAKQAQSRVKQLERMELVDDVIDSNARVNFKFNFSQQPGRHILHLDDISKAYGEKRILTHSTARLERGDKVALIGANGRGKSTLLRIISGSEPIEGERVLGYNVSFSFYAQHQLESLRVDDSMLDELKQANPTKSDGELRGVLGCFLFSGDDVFKKIKVLSGGEKSRVALAKVLLSQANFLLLDEPTNHLDMQSVNILIQALQQYEGTYVVVSHDRYFVSQIANKIWYIEDEQIKEYPGTYDEYEWWQEERKAQGLPTTKQPVDTSKTLPVASPAPATNGHALNGNGKSATNGRVSEEERKEWQKTLKNLNRQAQESETKIAQLEDRKKWLETELANPATYGDDKLMQAKNDEYRHILVQINQLQDEWEIAMLEAEEWEKKLA from the coding sequence ATGATTTCCATTACGAACCTCTCGTATTATTTGGGTAGCCGGGCTCTCTATGAAAATGCCTCGCTCCACATCAAGCCCAACCAGAAAATCGGCCTGATTGGCCTGAATGGCACGGGTAAGTCGACATTGCTCCGTATTATTAACGGCGAATACCAGCCCGATGGGGGTGTTATTTCTAAAGCAGGTGATGTAACAATCGGCTTCCTGAACCAGGATTTACTCTCATATCAGACGGATGATTCGATCCTGTCGGTAGCCATGCAGGCATTTGCCCGTCAGAATGAACTGCAAAAACAGATCGACGAGTTGCTCCACGAAATGGAAACCAACTATCGCGATGAACTGGTCGATAAACTGGGTAAAGTACAGGAAGAGTTCGATGCCCTGGATGGTTATACGATTCAGTCTAGAGCGGAAGAAATCCTGGAAGGACTTGGGTTCTCGACCGACGATTTACATAAGCCGTTAAAGTTGTTTTCGGGTGGCTGGCGAATGCGGGTTATGCTTGCTAAACTGCTCTTGCAAAAGCCCTCGCTGCTGATGCTTGATGAGCCAACCAACCACCTGGACTTACCCTCGATTCAATGGGTCGAAAAATACGTTCAGAACTACGAAGGAGCCGTTATCGTGGTTTCCCACGACCGAGAATTTATTGATAATGTGGTCGATACCATTGTTGAAGTATCGGGTGCTAAATTAAATTATTATGCCGGTGACTACTCCTATTATATGGAGGAAAAGGCACTGCGTAATGAGATTCAGAAGGGGGCTTTTGAAAACCAACAGGCAAAAATCCGGCAAACGGAGCGGTTTATCGAACGGTTTAAAGCGAAGGCATCAAAGGCCAAACAGGCACAAAGCCGGGTTAAACAACTCGAACGGATGGAGCTTGTCGACGACGTGATCGATAGTAACGCCAGGGTCAACTTTAAATTTAACTTCTCGCAGCAACCAGGCCGTCATATTTTGCACCTGGATGATATCTCGAAGGCTTACGGCGAAAAACGCATTCTGACCCATTCTACAGCCCGGCTCGAACGGGGTGATAAAGTCGCCTTGATTGGCGCGAATGGACGCGGAAAGTCAACGTTGCTGCGTATCATTTCCGGTTCAGAACCCATTGAAGGCGAGCGGGTTCTGGGTTACAATGTCTCGTTTAGTTTCTATGCCCAGCACCAGCTTGAATCGCTCCGGGTAGATGATTCGATGCTGGACGAACTCAAGCAGGCAAACCCAACCAAATCGGACGGTGAACTTCGTGGTGTACTGGGATGCTTTCTGTTTTCGGGTGATGACGTTTTCAAGAAAATCAAAGTGCTGTCGGGGGGTGAAAAATCGCGGGTGGCTTTGGCAAAAGTGTTGCTCTCTCAAGCCAATTTTCTGCTACTTGACGAACCGACCAACCACCTTGATATGCAGTCGGTAAACATTCTGATTCAGGCATTGCAACAGTATGAAGGAACGTACGTAGTTGTTTCACACGACCGGTATTTCGTGTCGCAGATTGCCAACAAAATCTGGTATATCGAAGACGAACAGATTAAAGAATACCCTGGCACCTACGACGAATACGAGTGGTGGCAGGAAGAGCGCAAAGCGCAGGGCTTACCGACAACGAAACAACCTGTTGACACGTCAAAAACACTGCCAGTAGCCAGCCCTGCACCGGCTACAAACGGTCATGCGCTCAATGGAAATGGCAAGTCAGCTACGAATGGGCGGGTCTCGGAAGAGGAACGGAAAGAATGGCAAAAGACGCTCAAGAACCTGAACCGCCAGGCTCAGGAGTCGGAAACTAAAATTGCCCAGTTGGAAGATCGGAAAAAATGGCTTGAAACCGAACTTGCCAATCCAGCTACTTATGGCGACGATAAGCTGATGCAGGCCAAAAATGACGAGTATCGCCACATACTGGTCCAAATCAATCAACTCCAGGACGAGTGGGAAATTGCCATGCTGGAAGCTGAAGAATGGGAAAAGAAGCTGGCGTAA
- a CDS encoding DUF3667 domain-containing protein has protein sequence MEKCPNCSTDLENHFVHCPTCGQTAHLPRFKILHILYEFFQAIFSVDKSVLSLIKSLALQPGVTAREYVLEKKRKKYFNPFSFLLLVLGLNLSVNILIKPYTINYSEKQQTTQQLKPTVTKEMLPYVMRRRQAVLFIEENINIVGLAAIPLFAFVFWLYFRRTGINYAEHLVAQVFFSSFFSLFSIVLTLALGLLFRDYLPYLNRSLLLFQLLYLTVAYYQFLNYQKPVNYLKTSAATLLALISWVVVSGGAFFLYVRFGS, from the coding sequence ATGGAGAAGTGTCCAAATTGCTCGACTGATCTGGAAAATCATTTTGTCCATTGTCCAACCTGTGGTCAGACGGCGCATCTGCCCCGCTTTAAGATTCTACATATTCTCTACGAGTTTTTTCAGGCCATATTCAGCGTCGATAAAAGTGTTCTCTCGCTGATCAAAAGCCTGGCACTTCAGCCTGGTGTTACTGCCCGTGAATATGTACTGGAGAAGAAGCGTAAAAAGTACTTTAATCCGTTCTCGTTTCTCTTACTGGTACTAGGGCTCAATTTATCCGTCAATATTCTGATAAAACCATATACGATCAATTATTCAGAGAAACAGCAAACCACGCAACAGCTAAAGCCAACTGTCACTAAAGAGATGTTGCCTTATGTGATGCGCCGTCGGCAGGCCGTGCTTTTCATCGAAGAAAACATCAACATCGTTGGTCTAGCCGCCATACCACTTTTTGCGTTCGTTTTCTGGCTGTACTTCCGACGAACCGGCATCAATTATGCCGAGCATTTAGTTGCTCAGGTTTTCTTTTCGAGTTTTTTCTCGCTATTCAGTATTGTCTTAACCTTAGCACTGGGACTGCTTTTCAGGGACTATTTACCGTATCTAAACAGGTCGTTACTATTGTTTCAACTGCTCTACTTAACGGTTGCCTATTACCAATTCCTGAACTACCAAAAGCCCGTCAACTACCTTAAAACCAGCGCTGCTACCCTGCTGGCTCTTATCAGTTGGGTAGTTGTTTCCGGTGGCGCTTTCTTTTTATATGTGCGATTCGGCTCTTAA
- a CDS encoding thioredoxin family protein has protein sequence MLHQSKQLLRFFIICFWATWLSFGSAFSQSGKEVQPGIRFLNGTFQQAVAAAKTARKPLFLEIYLTGCPHCEALAPILTEKQVGDFFNANFISWKAEANSPESKTVQTEKGLTYPEFPVLLFLDTNGKLMHVATPAERPTKAEFIDEVIQHGRTALDPKQNTSGYAARFQAGDRDLGFLINFGKYTKTTKDTTRLHQINDALGKLLVLPQDITSQTGFYVLQRLTDDIDNPLATYFFGHLTEFSAKYSAKDVKEAGEGIIFRALYGAKGDSYPAAKIIQMREYMVGLGVSPTEASARTLLKELDAHLRARNTSAAVQRFNEYRKQSPRISLADYAYLMHYFNEKATDDSYLPLMPVWATDGIRLVMPAQQNTKQVADLYYELALAYQKMGQKPEALSHAQKGLAIARIAKLDTKRYEAQVAKLK, from the coding sequence ATGTTACACCAATCCAAACAACTTCTCCGATTCTTTATCATTTGTTTTTGGGCAACATGGCTCAGTTTCGGAAGCGCTTTTAGCCAATCGGGCAAAGAAGTTCAGCCAGGGATTCGCTTTCTGAATGGAACTTTTCAACAGGCAGTTGCCGCTGCCAAAACGGCTCGAAAGCCTTTATTCTTAGAAATCTATCTGACCGGTTGCCCACACTGCGAAGCGCTGGCCCCCATTTTGACTGAAAAGCAGGTAGGCGATTTTTTCAATGCTAATTTTATTAGCTGGAAAGCAGAAGCCAATTCTCCGGAATCGAAAACAGTACAAACAGAAAAAGGGCTTACGTATCCCGAATTCCCCGTTTTACTTTTTCTGGATACGAATGGCAAACTTATGCACGTTGCAACGCCCGCCGAACGGCCTACTAAAGCAGAGTTTATTGATGAAGTAATTCAACACGGCCGTACGGCCCTTGATCCGAAGCAAAATACATCGGGTTATGCGGCACGATTTCAGGCAGGTGACCGCGATCTGGGCTTTCTGATCAACTTTGGCAAGTACACAAAAACCACAAAAGACACCACCCGATTACACCAGATTAACGATGCGCTGGGCAAACTGCTGGTTCTCCCACAGGACATTACAAGTCAGACGGGTTTCTATGTTCTGCAACGGCTCACCGACGATATCGACAACCCATTGGCAACCTATTTCTTCGGTCATCTCACCGAGTTTTCAGCCAAATATTCAGCCAAGGACGTAAAAGAAGCGGGCGAAGGTATTATTTTCCGGGCATTATACGGGGCAAAGGGCGATAGTTATCCGGCTGCCAAGATTATCCAGATGCGGGAATATATGGTTGGATTAGGCGTATCCCCCACTGAAGCCTCTGCCCGTACGTTGCTAAAAGAACTGGATGCACACCTGCGAGCCCGGAATACGTCGGCTGCCGTCCAGCGCTTCAATGAGTACCGGAAACAGTCACCCAGAATCAGCCTGGCCGATTATGCCTACCTGATGCACTATTTCAACGAGAAAGCTACCGACGATTCCTATCTTCCGCTCATGCCTGTTTGGGCAACTGATGGTATTAGACTGGTCATGCCTGCCCAACAAAATACCAAACAGGTAGCCGACCTGTATTATGAACTAGCCCTGGCTTATCAGAAAATGGGGCAGAAACCTGAAGCGCTGAGTCATGCTCAGAAAGGGTTAGCCATTGCCCGAATAGCAAAGCTGGACACCAAACGTTACGAAGCACAAGTCGCAAAATTGAAGTAA